A genomic region of Haemorhous mexicanus isolate bHaeMex1 chromosome 14, bHaeMex1.pri, whole genome shotgun sequence contains the following coding sequences:
- the SERTM2 gene encoding serine-rich and transmembrane domain-containing 2 — protein sequence MTEIYFKFRGNLTGRVHLPTLATEVDTTADKYSGLYVYVGLFLTLLALLLILLFSMLLRLKHVVSPITSPESTENVQHFTDVEMHSRIPTT from the coding sequence ATGACTGAGATTTATTTCAAGTTCCGCGGGAACCTGACTGGCCGCGTCCACCTTCCAACTCTGGCTACTGAAGTAGACACAACAGCAGACAAATACTCTGGCCTCTATGTATATGTGGGGTTGTTCCTAACCCTCCTGGCTCTCCTCCTGatcctgctcttctccatgCTCCTGCGCCTGAAGCACGTCGTGTCCCCCATCACCTCCCCAGAGAGCACTGAGAACGTGCAGCACTTCACAGACGTGGAAATGCACAGCAGGATCCCCACCACGTAG